A stretch of the Pedobacter sp. MC2016-14 genome encodes the following:
- a CDS encoding chromate resistance protein ChrB domain-containing protein, with protein sequence MNWITRERPKIDRIACPWLIRNFIDPQAQFFYVPFDTVIEKAEELDATPFDVLGVELTHKNGFCTFDALMEKYKLDDPALQIMAPIIRGADTDQHGLASQASGLWAIAAGMAYNIKDDQELLKAGMVIYDALYTWAKHLQNVRHTESPVEQLLVDVYQKYLKKGNGAKIPVWAKELKTIIQDQIDTNLALSLTGISTELNINPAYVSREFSKYFDNLSFGEYIRKLRIEKAITFMETSEYALSEIAYLTGFSDQSHFTRIFKLETGLTPSEFKKNRNKK encoded by the coding sequence ATGAATTGGATCACCCGAGAAAGACCGAAGATTGACCGGATTGCCTGTCCCTGGCTGATCAGGAATTTCATTGATCCACAGGCGCAGTTTTTTTATGTTCCTTTTGATACCGTGATCGAAAAAGCAGAAGAACTGGATGCAACTCCATTTGACGTTTTAGGCGTTGAACTAACCCATAAAAATGGCTTCTGTACTTTTGATGCTTTGATGGAGAAATACAAGCTTGATGATCCGGCTTTGCAGATCATGGCTCCCATTATAAGGGGTGCGGATACCGATCAGCATGGCCTCGCCAGTCAGGCTTCAGGCCTATGGGCAATTGCAGCTGGAATGGCTTATAATATTAAAGATGATCAGGAGCTGCTCAAAGCTGGTATGGTGATCTATGACGCGTTGTATACCTGGGCAAAGCATCTCCAGAATGTCAGGCATACCGAAAGTCCGGTTGAGCAGTTACTGGTCGATGTCTACCAGAAATACCTTAAAAAAGGTAATGGGGCTAAGATCCCCGTCTGGGCAAAAGAACTGAAGACAATTATACAGGATCAGATCGATACGAACCTGGCACTGAGCCTTACCGGAATCTCCACAGAACTGAATATTAACCCTGCATACGTGTCGAGGGAATTTTCCAAATACTTCGACAATCTTTCCTTTGGTGAATACATCCGGAAACTGCGTATTGAAAAGGCAATCACCTTTATGGAGACCTCGGAATACGCTTTATCTGAAATCGCCTACCTGACCGGGTTTTCTGACCAGAGCCATTTTACACGAATCTTTAAGCTGGAAACCGGACTTACCCCCTCTGAATTTAAAAAAAACAGGAACAAAAAGTAA